A window of Gadus chalcogrammus isolate NIFS_2021 chromosome 16, NIFS_Gcha_1.0, whole genome shotgun sequence contains these coding sequences:
- the wdr53 gene encoding WD repeat-containing protein 53: MATRQWHGGHSSPVLCVGAAGGPEGLLASGSEGGQVTVWSQDGTILGSVALAGGDDCTGVAFSPAGPGRLYAAHGETVSVLDPRNLRGVVTAIPGAGEEEINCVAVSEDGAFVAVADDSGAVRVLDAVEGRVCRTLRRHTNICSSVAFRPRRAGSLLSAGLDMQVILWSQQKTRPLWTLSLQEVAEEADGGREQSADKLFNPPLAHCVSVASCGNVVACAAEDGGVHLMRVGAGSKLEQHGLFKAHSQGASQAHFLGFLSHPYWLATGGNDGQVLLWDLSRSPVVAPDANAKPGAPAAHHRKAKARTKGRATPKGRSHKAPPQGAAAKEVEEETPKEEEEEEEPGVTGNSDQASSADEVPKSGPRLQFSHGDKVNWVCPVQLGGEPSLVVADQSSSLTVYSLSGL, from the exons ATGGCAACCAGGCAGTGGCACGGGGGCCACTCCTCCCCCgttctgtgtgtgggggccgCGGGGGGGCCCGAGGGCCTGCTGGCCTCTGGCTCCGAGGGGGGGCAGGTGACGGTGTGGTCCCAGGACGGGACCATCCTGGGCAGCGTCGCCCTCGCCGGCGGGGACGATTGCACCGGCGTGGCCTTCTCCCCCGCCGGCCCCGGCCGTCTCTACGCCGCCCACGGCGAGACGGTCAGCGTCCTGGACCCCCGCAACCTCCGGGGGGTCGTCACGGCGATCCCGGGCGCGGGCGAGGAGGAGATCAACTGCGTGGCGGTGAGTGAGGACGGCGCGTTCGTGGCGGTGGCGGACGACTCCGGCGCGGTGCGGGTCCTGGACGCGGTCGAGGGGAGGGTCTGCCGCACGCTGCGCAGGCACACCAACATCTGCTCCTCGGTCGCCTTCAGGCCCAGGAGGGCCGGCAGCCTACTGTCAGCCGGCCTGGACATGCAG GTGATCCTGTGGAGCCAGCAGAAGACGCGCCCCCTCTGGACCCTCAGCCTGcaggaggtggcggaggaggccGACGGCGGCCGCGAGCAGAGCGCCGACAAGCTCTTCAACCCGCCGCTGGCGCACTGCGTCTCGGTGGCCAGCTGCGGCAACGTGGTGGCGTGCGCGGCGGAGGACGGCGGCGTGCACCTGATGCGCGTCGGCGCCGGCTCCAAGCTGGAGCAGCACGGCCTCTTCAAGGCCCACAGCCAGGGCGCCTCCCAGGCCCACTTCCTGGGCTTCCTGTCCCACCCCTACTGGCTCGCCACCGGGGGGAACGACGGCCAGGTGCTCCTCTGGGACCTCAGCCGCAGCCCGGTCGTGGCCCCGGACGCGAACGCCAAACCCGGAGCGCCCGCGGCCCACCACAGGAAGGCCAAAGCTCGGACGAAGGGGAGGGCGACGCCCAAGGGGAGGAGCCACAAGGCCCCGCCCCAAGGAGCGGCCGCCAAGGAGGTCGAGGAAGAGACgccgaaggaggaggaagaggaggaagaaccgGGAGTGACAGGAAACTCGGATCAGGCGTCGAGCGCGGACGAGGTGCCGAAGTCCGGGCCGCGGCTCCAGTTCAGCCACGGAGACAAGGTGAACTGGGTTTGCCCCGTGCAACTGGGAGGAGAGCCCAGTCTGGTGGTGGCAGACCAGAGCTCCAGCCTCACCGTCTACTCCCTCTCTGGACTGTAG
- the srprb gene encoding signal recognition particle receptor subunit beta, protein MDVDSRTDPSGAMEEKEESDMLSTLQPYIEGLRRELEYQEPRLIIGLVVALAVVVITVVFLKYFLTSKTVRTAVLLVGLCDSGKTLLFVRLLSGKFKRTQTSITDSSAPYKAKNDKANTWTLIDLPGHDSLRSQYMEKFKSAARAIVFVVDSAIFQKEVRDVAEFLYFLLTDAVVSRNAPTVLVACNKQDIPMAKSAKLIQQQLEKEMNTLRVTRSAVLSAQDGSVGGSVFLGKKGKDFEFSQLPMKVEFLEVSARGSKGEEGEASLESLEKSLARL, encoded by the exons ATGGATGTAGACAGCAGAACGGACCCCAGCGGTGCcatggaagagaaggaggaaagcGACATGCTGAGCACGCTGCAGCCGTACATCGAGGGCCTGCGCCGGGAGCTGGAGTACCAGGAGCCCCGGCTCATCATCGGCCTGGTCGTCGCTCTGGCGGTGGTGGTCATCACTGTCG tgtttctgaagtacTTTCTAACGAGCAAGACTGTGCGGACGGCGGTGCTGCTGGTGGGTCTTTGTGACTCGGGGAAGACCCTGCTCTTCGTCAGG CTCCTCTCAGGGAAGTTCAAGAGAACCCAGACCTCCATCACTGACAGTAGTGCTCCGTATAAAGCCAAGAACGACAAG gCCAACACCTGGACCCTCATAGACCTGCCTGGTCATGACAGCCTGCGCTCTCAATACATGGAGAAGTTCAAGTCTGCAGCCAG AGCCATCGTGTTCGTAGTGGACAGCGCCATCTTCCAGAAGGAAGTCCGCGACGTGGCGGAGTTCCTGTACTTCCTGCTGACGGACGCGGTCGTCTCCAGGAACGCTCCCACGGTGCTGGTCGCGTGCAACAAGCAAG ATATCCCCATGGCCAAGTCGGCCAAACTGATTCAACAGCAGCTGGAGAAGGAAAT gaacaCGCTGCGGGTGACCCGGTCGGCGGTGCTGAGCGCGCAGGACGGCTCCGTTGGGGGCAGCGTGTTCCTGGGGAAGAAGGGCAAGGACTTTGAGTTCAGCCAGCTGCCCATGAAGGTGGAGTTCCTGGAGGTCAGCGCCCGGGGCagcaagggagaggagggagaggccaGCCTGGAGAGCCTGGAGAAGAGCCTGGCCCGGCTGTAG
- the LOC130406739 gene encoding alpha-(1,3)-fucosyltransferase 4-like: MTFRSGAGSMEYAANWKSLACPSTTNWSQRKRRCRLALGRQRQLVGVCVASVVILVCLKLGLSDPLGRAPDIHHNPPPDVTLLIWAQPFERSRPLPDCQALYDISGCHLTEDQDEYSEADAVIFHHREIATHATELPTDPRPHAQKWIWMNFESPTHTPGLWELEGVFNLTMTYRSDSDIFLPYGFLVPVPRRTQGPPGLAAPLSPSSRRPRLVAWVISNWSEAQARVAFYYQLVRHVRVDVFGRAGRALPEGGGGGGGGGGGGVVRLARRYQFYLALENSQHTDYITEKLWNAVAAGAVPVVLGPPRDNYERFLPPEAFIHADDFPSARGLARYLLLLHSSPALLRRHLAWRRSYRVQQPAFWGEHYCAACRAVGDLRGRTNRVTHLARWFHS, encoded by the exons ATGACGTTCAGGAGCGGAGCCG gCTCAATGGAATATGCTGCTAATTGGAAATCACTGGCCTGCCCATCAACAACAAACTGGTCCCAGCGGAAGAGACGCTGTAGACTTGCTTTGGGAAGGCAACGTCAATTAGTTGGCGTTTGCGTGGCGTCCGTCGTTATTCTGGTATGTTTAAAACTCGGTCTATCGGATCCTCTCGGCCGGGCCCCAGATATACACCATAACCCGCCCCCGGACGTGACGCTCCTAATATGGGCACAACCTTTCGAACGGAGCCGCCCGCTTCCGGACTGCCAGGCTCTCTACGACATCAGCGGGTGTCACCTGACGGAGGACCAGGACGAGTACTCGGAGGCCGACGCCGTGATCTTCCATCACCGGGAGATCGCCACCCACGCGACCGAACTCCCCACGGACCCCCGGCCGCACGCCCAGAAGTGGATCTGGATGAACTTCGAGTCTCCGACGCACACGCCGGGACTGTGGGAGCTAGAGGGCGTGTTCAACCTCACCATGACGTACCGCAGCGACTCGGACATCTTCCTGCCCTACGGGTTCCTGGTGCCCGTCCCCCGGCGGACCCAGGGCCCCCCCGGGCTCgcggcccccctctccccctcgtcCCGCCGCCCCCGGCTGGTGGCCTGGGTGATCAGCAACTGGTCGGAGGCGCAGGCGCGCGTGGCCTTCTACTACCAGCTGGTGCGCCACGTGCGTGTGGACGTGTTCGGGCGCGCGGGCCGGGCGCTCCccgaggggggcggcggcggcggcggcggcggcggcggcggcgtggtgCGGCTGGCGCGGCGGTACCAGTTCTACCTGGCGCTGGAGAACTCGCAGCACACGGACTACATCACGGAGAAGCTGTGGAacgcggtggcggcgggggcggtGCCCGTGGTGCTGGGCCCGCCCCGGGACAACTACGAGCGCTTCCTGCCCCCCGAGGCCTTCATCCACGCCGACGACTTCCCCTCGGCGCGGGGGCTGGCGCgctacctgctgctgctgcactccAGCCCCGCCCTGCTGCGGCGGCACCTGgcctggaggcggagctacCGCGTCCAGCAGCCCGCCTTCTGGGGCGAGCACTACTGCGCCGCCTGCCGCGCCGTCGGGGACCTGAGGGGCCGGACCAACCGGGTCACTCACCTGGCCCGCTGGTTCCACTCCTGA